Part of the Borrelia hispanica CRI genome is shown below.
AAAAATCATCTATATCTTAATGTTGACGCTAAAATTAGAGATATTTACACCAGAATTGCAAATAATAATTATGGTGATATGGGAATTAGTTTTGAATATCAAGATTTCTTTGCTCCTGTGAATGAAATTAAGGGCGTACACTGCATTGATGTCTCTGTTGCTCTAAAAGAAAACTTGAATACAAAAATTAATGAGATCAATGATAACGAATTTAAGAATAATGAAAATATTCAGGTTGAAGAAAATGAAATTCTTGATTTTGATTTTACTTCTGATAGATTGTTAATCAATATATCC
Proteins encoded:
- a CDS encoding DUF276 domain-containing protein (DUF276 is restricted to Borreliella and related spirochetes.), coding for KNHLYLNVDAKIRDIYTRIANNNYGDMGISFEYQDFFAPVNEIKGVHCIDVSVALKENLNTKINEINDNEFKNNENIQVEENEILDFDFTSDRLLINISS